Genomic window (Capsicum annuum cultivar UCD-10X-F1 chromosome 10, UCD10Xv1.1, whole genome shotgun sequence):
GTTGGCATTGACATAAACAGCATCAACTCTGTCAATCAAGTCTCATTGACTGAAAGAGGTATAAACCTTTCACAAGCTATTGATGTTATAGCAAGTGTCCAGTATGATGGAGAATCCAATTTCTTGAAGGTTTATACATTCATGAGTAATCAAACAAGAGACGATGAGAGAAATCCCATCATTTCCATGCCTCTTGATCTTTCAGCCCATCTACCCGAGGATGTTTTCGTGGGATTTTCAGCCTCAACTGGGGTATACACTCAGCTGAACTGCATAAAGGCATGGAATTTTACAAGCACAGAATTTAGGAAGAATAATAGCAAAGATAATAGTGTTAGCATATTATGGTTGTGGATCTTGATACCAATAATATCGGTTTTGGTTATGTTCCTAGGtggggttttcatatattttgccTGGACGAGAAAAAAGACGAGGATGCAAGTGTTAGAACAAGATGATAATATAGATATTCAGATTCTGAATTCAGCTACTGCACCTCAGAGATTCCAGCTGAAGGACTTGAAACGAGCCACCGGGAACTTTGATCCCACGAACATTCTTGGTAGAGGAGGATGTGGAGTAGTCCTCAAAGGGTTGCTAGCTGATAATAAAGAGGTGGCTGTGAAGAGATTCTTTAAAGATTCAAGACAAGGGGCAAAAGATCTCATAGCAGAAGTCACAACCATATAGCAGAAGTCACAACCATAGGCAATCTCCACCACAAGAACCTTGTCAAATTGATTGGATGGTGTTATGAGAGCAATGAACTCCTAGTGGTCTATGAGTTCATGCCAAATGGGAGCTTAGACAAGTTGATATTTTGCGAAGAAAACGGAGAAATCAGAGAAGGGTTGAGTCTGAATTGGGAAATAAGGCATGGCATCATCTGTGGCATTGCTGAAGCATTGGATTATCTACACAATGGGTGTCAGAAAAGAGTACTTCACAGAGACATAAAAGCCAGCAACATCATGCTTGACTCGGAACTCAATGCTCGGCTTGGAGATTTCGGATTAGCTAGGACAGTTCAAGTGAATGGAAAGACTCACCATTCAACAAAAGAGATTGCTGGAACTATAGGCTATATGGCACCAGAGAGTTTCCTTATAGGCCGAGCCACAGTTGAAACAGACGTCTTTGCCTTTGGAGTACTCATTCTTGAAGTTGCTTGTGGTCGAAAACCTGGAAAACAATATGAAGAGAATATTTACAGTAACAGAGTCATTGAATATGTATGGGACATGTACAAGACTGGGAAGATCATTGATGCTATAGATGTCAGATTGGATAGAGACTTGATGAAGAGCAAGCCGAATGTGTGTTAATATTAGGATTGGCTTGCTGCCATCCAAATCCTTATGAAAGGCCCAGCATGAAAACTGCATTACAGATTCTTACAGGGGAATCGGTTCTGCCAAATATCCCCACTGAGAAACCTGTTTTTGTATGGCCAGCTAGAGCTCCATCGACTAACGAAGCTTATGGTGACTCTCTCCAGGAAAGCCAACTTACACCAATTACAGTGCTCACTGGCAGATGACTGCTCAGTTTGAGGAACCTCAACAAGGTTCACAAAAACTACTGTTCATTATCGAACTTAGTGCTTTGTCAAATAAGCCAACTCTTTAGGAGGCAAATGATACTTGTAAATTCGCATATGCATGGCAAGAATGtctcaattttttcctttttgtgtaTGTGGTGGGGGAGGGAGGTTCCTTCTTCAGTGTGTTTTTCTGCATTGAAAAAAAGTTTCTATTCAAGACAAATTCCATAATCAACTTTTTCCACAGTACATAATGCCATAATCAATTTTACAAGTAAAAACTGGAAACAAAGCAGCAGCATTGAAACAAAGGTGGAGCTACATGAATTACTCCCTACAAAGAATAAATGTTCTACCCGAACCACAAAGAAGTTGTGAAAATTTCACTATCAATCACTAGATGATCCATCATCATTTTCATGCTCATCCACAACCTTCTCGAGGAAACTCTTCCGCGTTCCATGAAGAACAGCTTCTCTGGATTGTTCATGCCTGCTACGTCCATCGCTAAGTACAGGATCACACTGGCAAAGTAACACCTAAAATTAAACTAAACTTCACTACGCTCATAACAAAAGACAGATAACTTTAAGCAGCATATACATGCATGCTGATTTTCATGTTCTTTTGCTCAGCCCGTTACATTTTTCTTATGCTGAAACTCAAAGCATTGACCCCTCTTGCCTCATATATTCTCTTCCATATTTATTAAAGATTTCTTCCGTTACTCCTGATAGTCGATGGGGCCATTTCCTTAGCCAAAGTTGCTGACATAGATCGAAATCTCGGGGATGAGAAGGATTTCAAGAAGGCATAAAGTTGCTGCAATCCCTTAAATTAAAACCAGAAGAAGTTAGACTTGAACAACGGGTAATACTCATCTTTCCTCATCCTAATTTATTATATACTTCACCGGTGTATTTTCTTTTTATCCGGCAAACCTGATTTGGTCCTGTGTTCTGCTTGCAGCGGCTATAAGTGCTTGAGTTCCTCAACAGCCAACTTGAAAAGAAACAAACTTGATTAAGCTGCCTTGTGAAGTCTTTTCCGACATGGTAAAGGAGGCATAAGGACAACGTGTGTTATCATATAGTTTGATGTAAACACTAGATGCTAGGTTTAAACGCAACCCGAGATAAATTTCTGTGTAAATGCAGTAGAAATAAGTGATAGATTTTCCAAGTAATATGTCTAttgttgggtactatgtagttttgatgattgacaaactgacacatgaatgaaacatgttacttgagtTGGTCCACGCATAGGAAAGCAGATTTccagtttcactgatagatgcagacaagattgcttaaagacaagaacgaataagcaagcctaattctgatatactcaaggtactgatcatgtggggaatataacaagttgaatttgattcaaacacttaatgataagggaaaacaatttgagttgaaaagggagtcctacgtgaagaaggagtttcacttctgagtatatcttgaagagtcctacatgtgggaggagaaagattctgataaataaacatgtgctgatttaaaagagttggagttttaaacaaaagttgaaattaaagaaagagtctcacttgaagtagaactctatgcaatgagagttctaattaaaggagaagtttgaaataaagaatgactctttgaagaactgtgcttaaatagaagatgcatcagtcagaataattcacgcacttacaaagcagaaaagcacaatcgacagattgacttcacgaagtgctactcaatcactgaagaaacacattgaagaacctggtcctaagtatagaatccagctaagagttttagctttgatttttagagttgttcattgtgtttgagctattgatgtaatattagtttcagtctgttataaactgaattaggagatagtcttcgagttggggaaaactcaNNNNNNNNNNNNNNNNNNNNNNNNNNNNNNNNNNNNNNNNNNNNNNNNNNNNNNNNNNNNNNNNNNNNNNNNNNNNNNNNNNNNNNNNNNNNNNNNNNNNGTCAATTGCTATCGCAGGAGCAGGGACATTTTCAATTTCACCACGATCAATATCATTAAGATACAAAGTATATGAGTGTATAGCCTCCTCTTCCAGATGACCAACAACTCTGTGTGCAAGCTTGGGGAACAGCAAGTAAAGCACAAAGTAAAAATTGAAAAACGCTCCCTGCACGGCAATAACTAACAACCTCTCATACCATGTACTAGCTCCACCATAGTCATCAAATGCATCTTCTCAGTCTCAGCTTCTTCAGGTAATGCTTTTATCCAACCACCACTTTGCTCAAAATTCTCTTTTACGTCACAGTCAGGATAATTATTTTCCTTGAAGGATTCGCAGAGTCTCTTGGTGGTGACTTCTCCATATGCCTTTCTTTTACCACTTGAATGAGATTCAGAGGTGCTCATACCTCCAACTTTGAGTTTTTCCTCGGTTGATGAACTACCTGTTGTCTTTTGGATTTCTTGCAATGCAGCTGATGTTCTGCAGCAAGGATCTCCAAACTGTGTGAGAGCCGAATCCCCCACTGAATTGTTGCCAAGAATCTGGCAGGATTCAACCTGGGCTAATTGGGAATTGCTAGGCAAAGGCAGCTCATCTGACTGAGTAGCATTCTCACGCTGCTCATAACAAGCATTCTCAAGTTCTAGTTCTGATAATTTATCAGCATTAGCAGCTTCAGGcatctcttttctcttttctctgaACTGAAATATTACTTTCCAAGTAAAGCTTACACTCAGAATCATATTCCAAATGAGTCATATTCTAGAATCCATTAAGAGAGCATAATCCCCCTCCCCTAGCAAGACCAGAATTATTTCCCGACAACACCAAATCATTCTCAGGCGAAGAAATTTCTTCACCTCAATGCTTAGCAGAAACTTCATTCGGACAAGGTATGTCAGGCAGGCCATTCTCCGAGTCATCCGATGGAAGTCCAGCGATATCATCTAGCTTTTCCCCAGACGTAGTAGCAGCGTCCTTGGGATATACTTTCTCCCAGCTGTCAGCGACGAAAAGGTCTTTTCCTTGAAGATTATTAAGCAAGTCAATGCAGTCAACTTTGCAATCGCAACTAGGACAAAGCCAGCCTTCATCATCAGGTGGAATGTCTTCTTTTAGCAGAGGTAGCTCTACACGCGATTGGTGAAATCCACGCTCTTCTTTCAATGGATTTAATGAGAAACTTTTGCCTCTCATTTTGACTTTAAATAGGTCTTGTCCAGATGCTTCCTTGATCAAGCAATGTTTATcttcaaaatataatttgaaacctttttctaataAATGATCAAAACTTAACAAGTTCTAGTCCAAATCGGGTACGTAAAGAACATCAGAAATTGTTTTAGTGCCCGATTGTGTTTCAATTGTGATGGTTCCCATTCCTTTTGCTGGCATATAACCACCATGGTCGATCCTAACTTTTGTAACTTTAGTAGGGctcaaatctttaaaaatatcTTTATCGCAAGTCATATGATTTGTGCATCCGCTATCGATCAGCCACGACTCGCTTAAGACACTACTTGCTAAACATGATGCAACAAAGAGTTGATCCTATTCCTGTTCATCAACAACTCAAGCCTCTGTATCTTGTTGCTAAGTTTTATTTTTACAGATGATTGCTTCATGCCCAAGCTGATTTCACTTAGTGCACTTAGCATCAAGCCTCTTCCAACACTTGAAAGGTGCATGCCCGAGCTTGCCGTAATGCTTACAAGGAGGGTAGTTTCCTTTGAAACCAcctgttttgtttttgttattgtgcGCTGCACCTTCTTCATTTGTTGGTTGGTGcgtcttattcttcttcttcttcgaacGTCCATCATCATGATGCTTGGATGGTAAGGCACCTTCGACAACTCCTCCTTGTCTCATAACATGCCGTTGCTCTTGAGCTTGAAAAGCACTTAAGAGCTCTATAAGTGTTATCTTGGACAATGTCTTAGTATTTTCTAAGGTTGTTATGGTAGCCTCAAATCTTTCAGGTGTCGTTACTAGAATTTTCTCAATGATCCTTGAATCATTGAAAGCAGAACCCAACAATCTGATGTGATTTACTAAATTAAGGAGTTTGTCAGAGTACTCCTTTATGGTTTCACTTTCTTTCATCCTTTGCAGCTCAAACTCACGGATCATATTCAACACTTGCATCCCTCGAATCCTTTCATCTCCTTCATACACAGTTTTGAGATAATCCCATACCTCTTTCGCTGATTCAAGAGACATGATACGAGTGAAGATATTAGATGAAACTGCAGTAAATAAGCATGCCAGTGCCTTTGATTTTCTGGTTTTTCTCTCCTTGTAAGTTTTAATCTGCACCACCGTGGGATTGTCCGGCAAGGGAGCTATCTCATATTCAACTTCAACAGCTTCCCAGAGATCCAAAGCTTGCAGATATATCCGCATTCTAACTGCCCAGATTTGATAACTTTCTCCATCGAAAGTTGGTGGTGCCATTGAAGAAAAATTTGCTTCTTCGTTCATGGTATCCACTGGATCAGATTGATGGACACACTCATAGGTCCCTTAAGattaaagctttgataccaattgttggtttaaAACCGTTAAAGGGAAACAACGTAGGAATTCAATTTAAAAGTTGGCCGCAGAAACAGAGATGGAGTTTGAAGAAGAGAATATgcagagagacagagagagattATTTTCTTGTTAAAAGAAAGTCTATAATTGATCATCAACttagcaacttaaatagttgctattccaactaaaaataggacaaagaaacaACCTACCTCTGCTAAAATTAgaataactaattagtttcctaccaaagataggacttcctaatttaactaggattgtacttaaaaaaaaaactaaagaaaacaaaaaaaaaatagttgcatTCTTAAAGCAACTTTCAACATAAGCATATTAACATATTAGTGGAAATACATAGGAAGTTGCTACTTAGTCCAAGTCAAACATATTGATCAAATTACTTGGAAATTTTCTCCATAAAATGGAGAAACTATATCCTCCTTTGTTTCATTTAAAGTTATCGGTCATGCACAAAATTTGCAATAGATTTTCATTACCAATCCACCACATTTTCCCTCTTGAGACAAAAAAAGAAACATAGTTTTTGTTATTATATGTTGATATGTATTATCTAGGCAAGATTAGATCTTTAACTTCCCTTGTTCATCTTTTCTTCACATTCATACTTCTCTTGGAAGGATTTTTGGTTATTAGGGTGGATTGTCTGAATTTCAGCTACCCAAGTTTCACTAAGGAAGACGCGAATGATCTCATCACTACTAATCATTCCTATATAGCCTTCGGTGCTCTCCAAGTAACTGGCGATGCTCGTGGAGCTTCCATTACAAATTTGTCTGGAAGAATATGGTATTCACAGTCTTTGAATCTATGGAACAGGAAAAAAAACATCACAGCATCGTTTAATTCAACGTTTGTGATTAATATCAAACCTGAGAGTGATCCATGGGGTGAAGGATTGGCTTTCATATTGACTAAAGAAAGTGGTCCTAACACAATCCCAGATAAAAGTTACGGGCAATGGCTTGGAATCGTGAATGCAAGTACTAATGGATCTTCTTCAAACAACATAGTTGCAGTTGAATTTGACACGAGgaaaagttatcttgatgatcttGATGATAATCATGTTGGCATTGACATAAACAGCATCAACTCTGTCAATCAAATTTCTTTGACTGATAGTGGTGTTAACCTTTCACGAGCTGTTGATGTTATAGCGAGTGTACGATATGATGGAGAATCCAAGATCTTGAAGGTTTATACATTCATGAGTAATCAAACAGGAGAAAATGAGAGAAATCCCATCATTTCCATGCCACTTGATCTTTCTAGTTATCTCCCCGAGGATGTTTTCGTGGGATTTTCAGCCTCAACTGGGATATATAATCAGCTGAACTGCATAAAGGCATGGAATTTTACAAGCACGGATATTGGGAACtataatgagaacaataatggaGTTAGCCTATTGTGGTTGTGGATCTTGATACCAATAATATCGGTTCTGGTTATGTTCTTAGGTGGGGTTTTCATATATTTCACCTGGAGGAGAAAAAAGAAGAGGATGCAAGTGTTGGACCAagatgagatcatagagattcaGATTCAGAATTCGGCTACTGCACCTCAGAGATTCCAACTGAAGGACTTGAAACGAGCAACCGGGAACTTTGATCCCAAGAACATTCTTGGAAGAGGAGGATGTGGAGTAGTGTTCAAAGGGTTGTTAGCTGATAATAAAGAGGTGGCTGTGAAGAGATTCTTTAGAGATTCAAGTCAAGGGGCAAAAGATCTCATAGCAGAAGTCACAACCATAGGCAATCTCCACCACAAGAACCTTGTCAAATTGATAGGATGGTGCTACGAAAGCAATGAACTCCTTGTGGTGTATGAGTTCATGCCAAATGGGAGCTTAGACAAGTTAATATTTTGTGAAGAAAATGGCGAAATCAGAGAAGGGTTGAGACTTAACTGGGAAATAAGGCATGGCATTATCTGTGGGATTGCTCAAGCACTGGATTATCTGCACAATAGGTGTCAGAAAAGAGTACTTCACAGAGACATAAAAGCCAGCAACATCATGCTTGACTCGGAGCTCAATGCACAGTTAGGAGATTTCGGATTGGCTAGAACAGTTCAAGTGAATGGAAAGACTCACCATTCAACAAAAGAGATTGCTGGAACTATAGGCTATATGGCACCAGAGAGTTTCCATATAGGCCGAGCCACAGTTGAAACAGACGTTTTTGCATTTGGAGTGCTGATTCTTGAAGTTGCTTGTGGTCGAAAACCTGGAAAACAATACGAGGAGAATAATTATTGTAATAGAGTCATTGAATATGTATGGGACATGTACAAGATTGGAAGGATCATTGATGCTATAGATGTCAGATTGGATAGAGACTTCGATGAAGAACAGGCTGAATGTGTGTTGATATTAGGATTGGCTTGTTGCCATCCAAATCCTTATGAAAGGCCAAGCATGAAAACAGCTTTACAGATTCTTACAGGGGAATCAGTTCTGCCAAATATCCCCACTGAGAAACCTGCTTTTGTATGGCCAGCCAGAGCTCCATCGTCTAACGAAGCTTACGGTGACTCTCTCCAACTTACACCAATTACAGTACTCAGTGGCAGATGACAGCAGAGTTTGAGGAACCTCAACAAGGTTCACAAAAAACCCAAGGGCATTGTCAGAGCATCTAACTCTT
Coding sequences:
- the LOC107843796 gene encoding LOW QUALITY PROTEIN: probable L-type lectin-domain containing receptor kinase S.5 (The sequence of the model RefSeq protein was modified relative to this genomic sequence to represent the inferred CDS: inserted 1 base in 1 codon; deleted 2 bases in 1 codon), with the translated sequence MYYITRIRYSTSYVHFLIIFILFLEGVLVIRVDCLNFSYPNFSHPNFKYPKFSRGSDFITTNHSYVAFDTIQVTGDARGASISNLSGRIWYSQPLTIWRKNLTVSFNSTFVINITPESNPWGEGLAFILSKESGPNSIPDNSYGQWLGIVNASTNGSSSNNIIAVEFDTKKSYLEDLDDNHVGIDINSINSVNQVSLTERGINLSQAIDVIASVQYDGESNFLKVYTFMSNQTRDDERNPIISMPLDLSAHLPEDVFVGFSASTGVYTQLNCIKAWNFTSTEFRKNNSKDNSVSILWLWILIPIISVLVMFLGGVFIYFAWTRKKTRMQVLEQDDNIDIQILNSATAPQRFQLKDLKRATGNFDPTNILGRGGCGVVLKGLLADNKEVAVKRFFKDSRQGAKDLSRSHNHIAEVTTIGNLHHKNLVKLIGWCYESNELLVVYEFMPNGSLDKLIFCEENGEIREGLSLNWEIRHGIICGIAEALDYLHNGCQKRVLHRDIKASNIMLDSELNARLGDFGLARTVQVNGKTHHSTKEIAGTIGYMAPESFLIGRATVETDVFAFGVLILEVACGRKPGKQYEENIYSNRVIEYVWDMYKTGKIIDAIDVRLDRDXDEEQAECVLILGLACCHPNPYERPSMKTALQILTGESVLPNIPTEKPVFVWPARAPSTNEAYGDSLQESQLTPITVLTGR
- the LOC107845148 gene encoding probable L-type lectin-domain containing receptor kinase S.5, which encodes MYYLGKIRSLTSLVHLFFTFILLLEGFLVIRVDCLNFSYPSFTKEDANDLITTNHSYIAFGALQVTGDARGASITNLSGRIWYSQSLNLWNRKKNITASFNSTFVINIKPESDPWGEGLAFILTKESGPNTIPDKSYGQWLGIVNASTNGSSSNNIVAVEFDTRKSYLDDLDDNHVGIDINSINSVNQISLTDSGVNLSRAVDVIASVRYDGESKILKVYTFMSNQTGENERNPIISMPLDLSSYLPEDVFVGFSASTGIYNQLNCIKAWNFTSTDIGNYNENNNGVSLLWLWILIPIISVLVMFLGGVFIYFTWRRKKKRMQVLDQDEIIEIQIQNSATAPQRFQLKDLKRATGNFDPKNILGRGGCGVVFKGLLADNKEVAVKRFFRDSSQGAKDLIAEVTTIGNLHHKNLVKLIGWCYESNELLVVYEFMPNGSLDKLIFCEENGEIREGLRLNWEIRHGIICGIAQALDYLHNRCQKRVLHRDIKASNIMLDSELNAQLGDFGLARTVQVNGKTHHSTKEIAGTIGYMAPESFHIGRATVETDVFAFGVLILEVACGRKPGKQYEENNYCNRVIEYVWDMYKIGRIIDAIDVRLDRDFDEEQAECVLILGLACCHPNPYERPSMKTALQILTGESVLPNIPTEKPAFVWPARAPSSNEAYGDSLQLTPITVLSGR